Proteins from one Elgaria multicarinata webbii isolate HBS135686 ecotype San Diego chromosome 3, rElgMul1.1.pri, whole genome shotgun sequence genomic window:
- the LOC134395658 gene encoding zinc finger protein OZF-like produces MNAQKKPHKCLECGKCFSRKDRLTVHQRVHTQKKSNECTGEKNHKCLECGKCFPCKSKLLTHQSIHKGEKPFKCWDCGKCFTKKSGLRIHEIIHTGIKPYKCLECGHCFSQMGNLQKHQRHHLEEKVYKCWECEECFSDEAALVTHQSAHTGKRTYKCMECGKCFVEKSNLAKHRRVHTGEKQYKCLECGKLFAHQSDLMSHRRIHKKIKSHECLECGKRFSRKDGLVLHKRVHTGEKPYKCLECGKCFSQSSQLITHHRIHTGEKPHKCLECGKCFSQKSMLLTHQRIHTGEKPHKCLECGKSFARKNTLVTHQRVHTGERPYKCLEYYISQNPLSPQGVSSLRRAKIDHVAFSYMRCGSQMASPDPKPDLVPQREREEEPQLPSLQASDGAEADEPDGSLA; encoded by the exons agaagccccataaatgtttggagtgtgggaaatgcttttcCAGGAAAGATAGGCTTACAGTGCATCAGAGAGTCCACACACAGAAGAAATCCAATGAATGCACAGGAGaaaaaaaccataaatgtttggagtgtgggaaatgttttcctTGTAAATCAAAGCTCCTCACACACCAAAGtattcacaaaggagagaaacccTTCAAATGCTGGGATTGTGGAAAATGTTTTACTAAAAAATCTGGACTTCGTATACACGAAATAATCCACACAGGAAtcaaaccatataaatgtttggagtgtgggcaTTGTTTTTCACAGATGGGAAACCTTCAAAAACACCAAAGACACCACCTAGAAGAGAAAGTATATAAATGTTGGGAGTGTGAGGAGTGTTTTAGTGATGAGGCAGCCCTTGTGACACACCAGTCTGCCCATACAGGAAAGAGGACatacaaatgcatggagtgtgggaaatgttttgtaGAGAAATCGAACCTTGCTAAACATCGcagagtccacacaggagagaaacaatataaatgcttggagtgtgggaaattgTTTGCTCATCAATCAGATCTTATGAGCCACAGAAGAAtccacaaaaaaattaaatcccatgaatgcttggagtgtgggaaacgTTTTTCCCGGAAAGATGGCCTTGTATTGCACAagagagtccacacaggagagaagccttataaatgtttggagtgcggGAAATGTTTTTCTCAAAGTTCACAACTTATTACACACcatagaatccacacaggagaaaaaccccataaatgcttggagtgtgggaaatgtttttctcAAAAATCAATGCTTCTTactcatcagagaatccacacaggagagaaaccacacaaatgtttggagtgtggcaaGTCTTTTGCTCGGAAGAACACTCTTGTAACCCATCAGAGGGTCCACACAGGAGAAAGACCCTATAAGTGCTTGGAAT actacatctcccagaatcctttgAGTCCCCAGGGGGTTTCCTCGCTGCGGCGGGCCAAGATCGACCACGTTGCCTTCTCTTACATGAGATGCGGAAGTCAG ATGGCATCGCCAGACCCCAAGCCTGACCTCGTCCCCCAGCGAGAGCGAGAGGAAGAGCCACAGCTGCCCAGTCTTCAGGCCTCGGACGGAGCGGAGGCCGATGAGCCAGACGGCAGCTTAG CCTAG
- the LOC134395659 gene encoding zinc finger protein 25-like, giving the protein MRHQRTHTGERPHQCLECGKSFAVKASLVIHQRLHTGEKPYKCWECGKCFAQHSNLAIHQRTHTGERPYKCVECRMCFRQKQHLQRHQRGHTGEKPYKCLECGKCFAGKSDRDVHNRIHTGVRPYEYPN; this is encoded by the exons ATGAGACATCAGCGAACCCATACTGGAGAAAGGCCTCATCAGTGTTTGGAATGTGGCAAATCGTTTGCTGTAAAGGCAAGCCTTGTGATTCATCAGAgacttcacacaggagagaaaccttataaatgctgggagtgtgggaaatgttttgctcAGCATTCAA ATCTCGCAATCCATCAGAGAACCCATACAGGAGAGAGACCCTACAAATGTGTTGAGTGTCGGATGTGCTTTCGCCAGAAGCAACACCTTCAGAGACACCAGAGAGGCCACACGGGAGAAAAGCCATACAAATGTTTGgaatgtgggaaatgttttgctgGCAAGTCAGATCGTGATGTACACAATAGAATACATACAGGGGTGAGGCCGTATGAAT ATCCCAACTGA
- the LOC134395660 gene encoding gastrula zinc finger protein XlCGF26.1-like has product MGIKPYKCLACGKCFGLHSALVSHERAHRGERPHKCLECGKCFLHKAKLVRHQRIHTGEKPHKCAECGKCFSEKSVLLRHQTIHNGERPHTCVQCGKSFVLPSQLAIHQRIHTGKRPYECMECGQCYSRKQHLHRHQRIHTGEKPHKCAECGKCFSEKSHVIVHQRIHTGERPYKCLECGKYFPQNSHLRTHQKVHTVVKPYKCLECGKCFLKKSYLYRHQKVHTGEGAHKCLKCGKYFSQIANFHKHQRVHTRKKVYQCWECGECFGHQSAVLTHQSVHAGVRMYKCVECGKSFVEKSNLDKHQRVHTGEKPYKCLECGKCFPRRKNLEVHQSVHTGEKPHKCLECGKCFLQKSYLHLHQRIHTGEKPHKCLECGKCFLQKSYLHLHQKVHIGEKPHKCLECGKCFIMKSSLDKHWKVHTGEKPNTCLECGKCFPQKSLLRRHQMIHTGEKPHKCLECGKCFREKSYLHVHQRVHTGEKPHKCLECGKCFSQKPTLVAHQRVHTGEKPHKCLECGKCFSQKSSLVAHQRVHIKKNPINTWSVENLLRNNLLINIGASTQDSNAINAWSVENVFLKTTRLVDTRESPQEGNPIHIWERGKRFPLK; this is encoded by the exons ATGGGAATAAAACCCTACAAATGCTTGGCCTGTGGAAAATGTTTTGGTTTGCATTCCGCACTGGTGAGCCATGAGAGAGCACATAGAGGAGAAAGGCCACataaatgcttggaatgtggaaaaTGTTTTCTCCACAAAGCAAAGCTTGTGcgacatcagagaatccacacaggagagaaaccccacAAATGCGCAGAGTGTGGAAAATGTTTCTCTGAGAAATCCGTCCTTCTGAGGCATCAGACCATCCACAACGGAGAAAGACCCCATACATGTGTGCAGTGTGGGAAAAGTTTTGTTTTACCATCACAACTTGCAatccatcagagaatccacacaggaaaGAGACCCTACGAGTGCATGGAGTGTGGGCAGTGCTATTCCCGGAAGCAACACCTTCACagacaccagagaatccacacaggagaaaaaccccaCAAATGCGCAgaatgtgggaaatgtttttctgAGAAATCACATGTTATTGTCCATCAGAGAATCCATACAGGAGAGCGACCCtacaaatgcctggagtgtgggaaatattttccccaaaactCGCACCTTCGGACACATCAGAAAGTCCACACAGTAGTGAAGCCGtacaaatgcttggagtgtggcaaatGTTTTCTCAAGAAGTCATACCTCTATAGACACCAGaaagtccacacaggagagggagCCCATAAATGTTTGAAATGTGGGAAATATTTTTCGCAGATAGCAAATTTCCATAAACACCAGAGAGTCCACACGAGAAAGAAAGTATATCAATGTTGGGAGTGTGGGGAGTGTTTTGGTCACCAGTCAGCTGTTTTGACACACCAGAGTGTTCATGCAGGAGTAAGGATGTACAAGTGCGTGGAGTGTGGGAAATCTTTTGTAGAGAAGTCAAATCTTGATAAACAtcagagagtccacacaggagagaaaccgtataaatgccTGGAG tgtgggaaatgtttcccCCGGAGAAAGAACCTTGAGGTGCACCAGagtgtccacacaggagagaaacctcataaatgcttggagtgtggcaaatGTTTTCTTCAGAAATCATATCTTCACTTACACCAGaggattcacacaggggagaagccacataaatgccttgagtgtggcAAATGTTTTCTTCAGAAATCATACCTTCATCTGCACCAGAAAGTCCATATAGGAGAGAAGCCCCataaatgcctcgagtgtgggaaatgttttatcATGAAATCAAGCCTCGATAAACATTGGaaagtccacacaggagagaaacccaatacatgcttggaatgtggaaaaTGCTTTCCCCAGAAATCATTGCTTCGTAGACACCAGatgatccacacaggagagaaaccacataaatgcttagagtgtggcaAATGTTTTCGTGAAAAATCATACCTTCATGTacaccagagagtccacacaggtgagaagccacataaatgcttggagtgtggtaAATGTTTTTCACAGAAGCCCACCCTTGTGGCACACCAGCGAGTCCACACGGGCGAGAAACCAcacaaatgtttggagtgtggcaaATGTTTCTCCCAGAAATCAAGCCTTGTGGCACATCAGAGGGTTCACATAAAGAAAAATCCCATAAATACTTGGAGTGTGGAAAACCTCTTGAGAAATAATTTGCTGATAAACATTGGAGCGTCCACACAGGACAGCAATgcaataaatgcttggagtgtggaaaatgTTTTTCTCAAAACGACCCGCTTGGTAGACACCAGAGAATCCCCACAGGAGGGAAACCCCATACACATTTGGGAGCGTGGCAAACGCTTTCCTCTAAAATAA